The genomic region ATATTTAATATCACCAATATCACTGTTTACTATATCTTGCTCACATTCTCTACATATATGTACACCTAATAAGCTTATAAAATGGTTACATTCTCCATCGCATATTCCACAATTACCCGTCAAAAAATCATCCCCTTAATACTTCTTTACCTTGATTATTACCGTTATATTATATTTTATTCTTAATGCATGACCATTGTTCA from Caldisalinibacter kiritimatiensis harbors:
- a CDS encoding sigma factor G inhibitor Gin, with product MTGNCGICDGECNHFISLLGVHICRECEQDIVNSDIGDIKYQYYKSVIKKLWIDYIIQFSQKV